In Sulfitobacter albidus, the following proteins share a genomic window:
- a CDS encoding Ldh family oxidoreductase — MPNLSLDTIETTVQRALEAHGAAPFQAAEVARAVRVAESYGNKICGLYYVESYCQQLRTGRVNGTVTPEVSRPRAGTVVVDAGFGFAQPAFTHALPLALEAARECGVATLAVAHAHTCTSLGYFTEQIARAGFIGLGLTNASPIVAAPGGKTRVIGTNPIAFAVPDGQGGLAMMFDQSTTTVALGKITMAKAAGERIPEGWALDAEGNPTTDPDAAIKGSLVSMGGYKGWGFGLMAEVLAAAMTGSVLSRDVKPLKAPEGAPHDLGQYYVLIDPTAASDFGDKVQALAASVAQDEGARMPGQGRKPADPVAVGDATWDLITSLADG, encoded by the coding sequence ATGCCCAATCTCTCCCTCGATACGATTGAGACCACCGTTCAACGCGCGCTCGAAGCCCATGGCGCCGCCCCCTTTCAGGCCGCCGAAGTCGCCCGCGCCGTGCGGGTGGCCGAAAGCTATGGCAACAAGATTTGCGGGCTCTACTACGTCGAAAGCTACTGCCAGCAGCTGCGCACGGGCCGGGTGAACGGCACCGTCACGCCCGAGGTCTCCCGTCCGCGGGCCGGCACGGTTGTCGTCGACGCAGGCTTTGGCTTTGCCCAGCCGGCGTTCACCCACGCGCTGCCGCTGGCGCTTGAGGCCGCGCGCGAATGTGGTGTGGCCACGCTGGCCGTGGCGCACGCGCATACCTGCACCTCGCTGGGCTATTTCACCGAACAGATCGCGCGCGCGGGGTTCATCGGGCTGGGGCTGACCAACGCCTCGCCCATCGTGGCCGCCCCCGGCGGCAAGACGCGCGTAATCGGCACCAACCCCATCGCCTTTGCCGTGCCGGACGGGCAGGGCGGGCTCGCGATGATGTTCGACCAATCCACCACCACCGTGGCACTGGGCAAGATCACCATGGCCAAAGCCGCCGGAGAGCGCATCCCCGAGGGCTGGGCGCTCGACGCCGAGGGCAACCCCACGACCGACCCCGACGCCGCAATCAAGGGATCATTGGTGTCGATGGGCGGCTACAAGGGCTGGGGCTTTGGGCTGATGGCAGAGGTGCTGGCGGCGGCGATGACCGGATCGGTGCTGTCGCGCGACGTCAAACCCCTGAAAGCGCCCGAAGGCGCGCCGCATGATCTGGGCCAATACTACGTGCTGATCGACCCCACGGCGGCCAGCGATTTTGGCGACAAGGTGCAGGCGCTGGCCGCCAGCGTGGCACAGGACGAGGGCGCGCGCATGCCGGGGCAGGGACGCAAACCCGCCGATCCGGTGGCGGTGGGCGATGCGACATGGGATCTCATCACCTCTCTCGCGGACGGCTGA
- a CDS encoding DMT family transporter, producing the protein MTLAGIGIPILAALNAALGARIGSPAAAATVLFVVAFATSLAVTLVVGTGGFARMVSAPAHLFLAGALIAFYVLSITYIAPHFGIGNAVFFVLLGQLISAALIDQFGLFGAQASPISATRAGGIAVMAVGVWLTQLR; encoded by the coding sequence ATGACGCTGGCGGGGATCGGCATCCCGATCCTCGCCGCACTCAACGCCGCATTGGGCGCGCGCATCGGATCGCCCGCCGCGGCGGCGACGGTGCTGTTCGTGGTGGCCTTTGCCACATCACTGGCGGTGACGTTGGTGGTGGGCACCGGAGGGTTTGCGCGCATGGTGAGCGCGCCTGCGCATCTGTTTTTGGCGGGTGCGCTGATCGCGTTCTACGTGCTCAGCATCACCTATATCGCGCCGCATTTCGGGATCGGGAACGCGGTGTTCTTTGTGCTGCTGGGGCAGCTGATTTCGGCGGCACTGATCGATCAGTTCGGCCTGTTCGGCGCGCAGGCGTCACCGATCAGCGCCACCCGCGCGGGCGGCATCGCGGTGATGGCCGTGGGCGTCTGGCTGACACAGCTGCGGTAG
- a CDS encoding PaaI family thioesterase: MDVSTAQDFLDRNFAPWVLALSPTVTEIGPARTVLRIPVTPAINRTGGIVSGQALAALADTAMVMACGGHFGEMVPVGTVTLDTQFLRPGSGDALRAEAEVTRAGRSMVFTRCTIVAEPSDKAVALATATFAR, encoded by the coding sequence ATGGATGTATCGACCGCGCAGGACTTTCTGGATCGCAACTTTGCCCCATGGGTGCTGGCGCTCTCGCCCACCGTCACGGAGATCGGGCCCGCGCGCACGGTGCTGCGCATCCCTGTCACGCCGGCGATCAACCGCACGGGCGGGATCGTGTCGGGGCAGGCGTTGGCCGCGCTGGCGGATACGGCCATGGTGATGGCCTGCGGCGGGCATTTCGGGGAGATGGTGCCCGTGGGGACCGTCACGCTCGACACGCAATTCCTGCGGCCCGGCAGTGGCGACGCGCTGCGCGCCGAGGCGGAGGTGACGCGCGCGGGGCGCAGCATGGTCTTTACCCGCTGCACCATCGTGGCAGAGCCGTCGGACAAGGCGGTCGCACTCGCCACGGCCACTTTCGCACGTTGA
- a CDS encoding GIY-YIG nuclease family protein: protein MFEGRSYEDYTRAAPTLFKQLVESDLRPFKISTYDRKIPGIYILYENGSPVYVGRTRNLQGRLRAHVTKSHNSASFALKRTRSLHPEIRNASYSGTNSRKEIVKHPVYGRTFELQIAAIKAMQFRFIEVADPIEQYFLELFATMELRLDISGFDTH from the coding sequence ATGTTTGAGGGGCGGAGCTACGAAGACTACACCCGTGCTGCGCCGACACTATTCAAACAACTAGTTGAGAGCGATTTACGTCCTTTCAAAATCTCGACCTATGATCGAAAAATTCCCGGAATTTATATTCTCTACGAAAATGGTTCCCCTGTGTACGTCGGGCGAACGCGCAATCTTCAGGGAAGGCTAAGGGCTCACGTAACCAAGAGCCATAATTCAGCGTCGTTCGCACTGAAGCGGACCCGAAGCCTTCACCCAGAGATCAGAAATGCTTCTTACTCCGGTACTAATAGTCGGAAAGAGATAGTGAAGCACCCAGTATATGGGCGAACTTTTGAACTGCAAATTGCCGCGATTAAGGCAATGCAATTTCGCTTCATTGAAGTCGCCGACCCGATTGAGCAATATTTCTTGGAGCTTTTCGCGACGATGGAACTTCGGCTCGATATTTCTGGTTTTGATACTCACTGA
- the parE gene encoding DNA topoisomerase IV subunit B: MNDLLSGNEPDTTYDASSIEVLEGLEPVRKRPGMYIGGTDERALHHMVAEVLDNSMDEAVAGHANRIEVELHEDYSLTVRDNGRGIPIDPHPKFPDKSALEVILCTLHAGGKFSGKAYQTSGGLHGVGASVVNALSDSMVVQVARNKELYEQRFSRGLPLGPVEKIGAAPNRRGTTVTFHADEQIFGTHRFKPARLFNSIRSKAYLFSGVEIRWKSAITDGETPTEATFHFPGGLADYLSETLGTSTTYADAAFAGTVDFNEKFGEAGKVEWAINWTPARDGFIQSYCNTVPTPEGGTHVAGFWAAILKGIKAYGELSNNKKAAQITREDLMSGGCALVSCFIADPAFVGQTKDRLSTEAAQKMTEGAVRDHFDNWLAADTKSAGAILDFLVLRAEERLRRRQEKETARKSATKKLRLPGKLTDCTSKDRAGTELFIVEGDSAGGSGKGARDRKTQALLPLKGKILNVLGAASGKLNTNAEISDLCEALGVGMGTKFNLDDLRYDKIIIMTDADVDGAHIAALLMTFFYTQMRPMIDAGHLYLACPPLYRLTQGARRVYVADDAEKNALLEKGLGGKGKIDVQRFKGLGEMDAKDLKETTMDPATRKLIRVTVDEDMPGQTGDLVERLMGKKPELRFQYIQENARFVDLEEMDV, encoded by the coding sequence ATGAACGATCTTCTGTCAGGCAATGAGCCGGATACGACCTATGACGCGTCCTCCATCGAGGTGCTGGAAGGGCTGGAGCCCGTGCGCAAGCGCCCCGGCATGTATATCGGCGGCACGGACGAACGCGCGCTGCATCACATGGTGGCCGAGGTTCTCGACAACTCGATGGACGAGGCCGTCGCGGGCCACGCCAACCGCATCGAGGTGGAGTTGCACGAGGATTACAGCCTCACGGTACGCGACAACGGGCGCGGCATCCCGATCGATCCGCACCCCAAGTTTCCGGATAAATCCGCGCTTGAGGTGATCCTGTGCACGCTGCACGCGGGCGGCAAATTCTCGGGCAAGGCCTATCAGACCTCGGGCGGTCTGCACGGGGTGGGCGCGTCGGTGGTCAATGCGCTCAGCGACAGCATGGTCGTGCAGGTGGCGCGCAACAAGGAGCTGTATGAGCAGCGGTTTTCGCGCGGCCTGCCCCTTGGCCCGGTGGAAAAGATCGGCGCGGCCCCGAACCGGCGCGGCACCACCGTCACCTTCCACGCGGATGAGCAGATTTTTGGCACGCACCGGTTCAAGCCCGCGCGGCTGTTCAACTCGATCCGCTCAAAGGCCTATCTGTTCTCGGGCGTGGAGATCCGTTGGAAATCGGCCATCACGGACGGGGAAACCCCCACGGAGGCCACGTTCCACTTCCCCGGCGGTCTGGCCGATTATCTGAGCGAGACGCTGGGCACCTCGACCACCTACGCCGATGCCGCCTTTGCCGGGACCGTGGATTTCAACGAGAAATTCGGCGAGGCGGGCAAGGTTGAATGGGCAATCAACTGGACGCCCGCGCGCGACGGCTTCATCCAGAGCTATTGCAACACCGTGCCCACGCCCGAGGGCGGCACCCATGTGGCGGGCTTTTGGGCCGCGATCCTCAAGGGGATCAAGGCCTACGGCGAGCTGTCCAACAACAAGAAGGCCGCGCAGATCACCCGCGAGGATCTGATGTCGGGGGGCTGTGCGCTGGTGTCGTGTTTCATCGCGGATCCGGCCTTTGTGGGTCAGACCAAGGACCGGCTGAGCACCGAAGCCGCGCAGAAGATGACCGAAGGCGCTGTGCGCGATCACTTCGACAACTGGCTGGCAGCGGATACGAAATCCGCCGGTGCGATCCTCGATTTCCTCGTCCTGCGCGCCGAGGAACGCCTGCGCCGGCGGCAGGAAAAGGAAACCGCGCGCAAATCGGCCACCAAGAAACTGCGCCTGCCCGGCAAGCTGACCGACTGCACGTCAAAGGACCGGGCGGGCACGGAATTGTTCATCGTCGAGGGGGATTCGGCCGGCGGCTCAGGCAAGGGCGCGCGCGACCGCAAGACGCAGGCGCTCTTGCCGCTCAAGGGCAAGATCCTGAACGTGCTGGGGGCGGCGTCGGGCAAGCTGAACACCAACGCCGAAATCTCGGACCTGTGCGAGGCGCTGGGCGTCGGCATGGGCACCAAATTCAACCTCGACGATCTGCGCTATGATAAGATCATCATCATGACCGACGCGGATGTGGACGGCGCGCATATCGCGGCGCTGCTGATGACGTTCTTCTACACCCAGATGCGCCCGATGATCGACGCAGGCCACCTGTACCTGGCCTGCCCGCCTTTGTATCGCCTGACGCAGGGCGCGCGGCGCGTCTATGTGGCCGATGACGCCGAGAAAAACGCGCTGCTGGAGAAGGGTTTGGGAGGCAAGGGCAAGATCGACGTGCAACGCTTCAAGGGTCTGGGCGAGATGGACGCGAAGGATCTCAAAGAGACCACGATGGACCCCGCCACCCGCAAGCTGATCCGCGTGACAGTGGACGAGGACATGCCCGGCCAGACCGGCGATCTGGTGGAGCGCCTGATGGGCAAGAAACCGGAGCTGCGTTTCCAGTATATTCAGGAGAACGCGCGGTTTGTGGATTTGGAGGAGATGGATGTTTGA
- a CDS encoding dimethylsulfonioproprionate lyase family protein: MNDISQDPAALPTLRDVPDWRYMLQEYDELYRYLPAGGSDRIASHQRKVREAISRLLKRNATVALQPQSSKPVTAHLRRALSEGRQGTLAPAVRALDAIAPLLSWQYGYEKVPKGLQQNYAFAELAGFNGPIVSEEIILGVVLFAPGCTYPAHAHSGITESYVCLSGAVSENHQGVYVPGSMIYNPPEHLHRITVGKREPALLAYAWMGSREDLRDQKMVFTRTRK; the protein is encoded by the coding sequence GTGAACGACATCTCCCAAGATCCCGCCGCCCTGCCAACCCTGCGCGATGTGCCCGATTGGCGCTACATGCTTCAGGAATACGACGAGCTGTATCGCTACCTGCCCGCCGGCGGATCGGACCGCATCGCGAGCCACCAGCGCAAAGTGCGCGAGGCGATCAGCCGTCTGCTCAAACGCAACGCGACCGTGGCACTGCAACCGCAATCGTCGAAACCCGTCACCGCCCATCTGCGCCGCGCGCTCAGCGAGGGGCGGCAGGGCACGCTGGCGCCGGCCGTGCGCGCACTTGACGCCATCGCGCCGCTGCTCAGCTGGCAATACGGCTACGAAAAGGTGCCCAAGGGGCTGCAACAGAACTACGCCTTTGCGGAATTGGCGGGCTTCAACGGCCCCATCGTCAGCGAAGAGATCATTCTGGGCGTCGTCCTGTTCGCGCCCGGCTGCACCTATCCCGCGCACGCGCACAGCGGCATCACCGAAAGCTATGTCTGCCTGTCGGGCGCTGTGTCAGAGAACCATCAGGGCGTCTATGTGCCCGGTTCGATGATCTACAACCCGCCCGAGCATCTGCACCGCATCACCGTGGGCAAGCGTGAGCCCGCGTTGCTGGCCTATGCGTGGATGGGCAGCCGCGAGGATCTGCGCGACCAGAAGATGGTCTTTACCCGCACGCGCAAATAG
- a CDS encoding glycosyltransferase, with amino-acid sequence MIPVYSLFERIGLGGGGKVRAVIARMNALAEDPAFDPVLLALEHGPRQRLNFATLRARGVLHPRVRFESLPDACLPAARAAGVRVEDTAVPFDDKRMQGRKITYTQAGQTVMTDRIRDSPVGTLTRRSIACDDGTHLVHLRDGLAEQRLRRYGDGTVEVTDYAEGLPIRWLKTHEDRFAVARNLVTGQICRMPRIFMRNVFKLVDWTERVVFFDGITSAYLADSAKRRALFLHADHRGPDGRIVPRSRFLIENFQGEMILTSTQVHKRRLEADLTPAAPLRVVPHFCEAAATAPLPRRDLVTVSRLDLAGKPIDESIAAFAAIMEAFPQVDYVIYGEGTGRAALERQIADLGCGSRIRLAGYTDTPEAVFRGALAAVYPTLTEGFGLAILEALAAGCPVISNDVDYGPREMIVPGHNGELVPPGDIPALSDALARVLRAPERYGAATQDGLERYGRAAYIANYAQVVRDLAR; translated from the coding sequence ATGATCCCCGTCTACAGCCTGTTTGAGCGGATCGGTCTGGGCGGCGGCGGGAAGGTGCGCGCGGTCATCGCGCGCATGAATGCGCTGGCGGAGGATCCGGCGTTTGACCCGGTGTTGCTGGCGCTGGAGCATGGCCCCCGGCAACGTCTGAACTTTGCCACCTTGCGCGCGCGGGGGGTGCTGCACCCACGGGTGCGGTTCGAGAGCCTGCCGGACGCCTGCCTGCCCGCCGCTCGTGCCGCGGGGGTCCGGGTGGAAGATACCGCCGTGCCCTTTGACGACAAGCGCATGCAGGGGCGCAAGATCACCTACACGCAGGCAGGCCAAACGGTGATGACCGACCGCATCCGCGACAGCCCCGTGGGCACGCTGACCCGGCGCAGCATCGCGTGCGACGACGGCACCCATCTGGTGCACCTGCGCGACGGTCTGGCGGAGCAGCGCCTGCGCCGATACGGCGACGGCACGGTCGAGGTGACGGATTACGCCGAAGGGCTGCCGATCCGATGGCTCAAGACGCATGAGGACAGGTTTGCCGTGGCCAGGAACCTTGTCACCGGGCAGATTTGCCGGATGCCGCGCATCTTCATGCGCAACGTCTTCAAGCTGGTGGATTGGACCGAGCGTGTGGTGTTTTTCGACGGCATCACCTCGGCTTATCTGGCGGACTCGGCCAAAAGGCGGGCGTTGTTTCTGCACGCCGATCATCGGGGGCCGGACGGGCGGATCGTGCCGCGTTCGCGGTTTTTGATAGAGAATTTTCAGGGCGAGATGATCCTGACCTCGACGCAGGTGCACAAGCGACGACTTGAGGCGGATCTGACCCCCGCCGCACCGCTGCGCGTGGTGCCCCATTTCTGCGAAGCCGCAGCCACCGCCCCCCTGCCCCGGCGTGATCTGGTCACCGTCTCGCGGCTCGATCTGGCGGGCAAGCCTATCGACGAAAGCATCGCCGCCTTTGCCGCGATCATGGAGGCGTTCCCGCAGGTCGATTACGTCATCTACGGCGAGGGCACGGGCCGCGCGGCGCTTGAGCGGCAGATTGCGGATCTGGGCTGTGGCAGCCGGATCCGGCTGGCGGGCTACACCGATACGCCCGAAGCGGTGTTTCGCGGCGCGCTTGCCGCCGTCTATCCCACGCTGACCGAGGGGTTTGGCCTCGCCATCCTCGAAGCGCTGGCGGCGGGTTGTCCGGTGATCAGCAACGATGTGGATTACGGCCCGCGCGAAATGATCGTGCCCGGCCACAACGGAGAGCTGGTGCCCCCCGGCGACATCCCCGCGCTGTCGGACGCGCTGGCCCGCGTGCTGCGCGCGCCTGAGCGCTACGGTGCGGCGACGCAGGACGGGCTGGAGCGCTACGGGCGCGCGGCCTATATCGCCAACTACGCCCAAGTGGTGCGCGATCTGGCGCGCTAG
- a CDS encoding DMT family transporter translates to MPTSPTLTGYLAAWVIVFVWAFWLIVSRVAESSGLTIYDLAALRYGLAACVALPICLIWKPWRGMSLIRTAVIAFILGPVYILCVFAGFLFAPASHGGIFMNGVLPLFSIGFGLILYGLVPGRRQLIGAGVIAVSAVVLVWEAGQLGLADAWIGDLLFLIGAAFFSVYVVLSERWQIGPLQILWCGTVINAAIYLPIWALWLPSGLAEAPVGPLMLQAVYQGFVPNLMGLLLIAHASRRIGTGNTASILAAVPGMGAVLGALILGERIGGIGIAALVLLTVGLLIAVRRVPPQAA, encoded by the coding sequence ATGCCGACCTCCCCCACCCTGACGGGATACCTTGCCGCCTGGGTGATCGTGTTTGTCTGGGCGTTCTGGCTGATCGTGAGCCGCGTGGCCGAAAGCTCGGGGCTGACGATCTATGATCTGGCCGCGCTGCGCTACGGGCTGGCGGCCTGTGTCGCCCTGCCGATCTGTCTGATCTGGAAGCCCTGGCGGGGGATGAGCCTGATCCGCACGGCGGTGATCGCGTTCATCCTGGGGCCGGTCTATATCCTGTGTGTCTTTGCGGGGTTTCTGTTTGCGCCCGCGTCCCACGGCGGGATTTTCATGAACGGGGTGTTGCCGCTGTTCAGCATCGGGTTTGGGCTGATCCTGTATGGCCTTGTGCCGGGGCGTCGACAGCTCATTGGTGCGGGCGTGATCGCCGTCTCGGCGGTCGTGCTGGTGTGGGAGGCCGGGCAGCTTGGGCTGGCCGATGCGTGGATCGGGGATCTGTTGTTCCTGATCGGGGCCGCGTTTTTCTCGGTCTATGTGGTGCTGTCGGAACGCTGGCAGATCGGACCGCTGCAGATCCTGTGGTGCGGGACCGTCATCAATGCCGCGATCTATCTGCCGATCTGGGCGCTGTGGCTGCCGTCGGGGCTGGCGGAGGCGCCGGTGGGGCCGCTGATGTTGCAGGCGGTCTATCAGGGGTTTGTGCCCAATCTGATGGGGCTGTTGCTGATCGCCCATGCCTCGCGCCGGATCGGGACGGGTAACACCGCCTCGATCCTGGCGGCGGTGCCGGGGATGGGCGCGGTGCTGGGCGCGCTGATCCTGGGCGAGCGGATTGGCGGGATCGGGATTGCCGCATTGGTGCTGCTGACGGTCGGTCTGCTGATCGCCGTGCGGCGCGTGCCGCCGCAGGCCGCCTGA
- a CDS encoding carboxymuconolactone decarboxylase family protein, whose product MAWIKTIPFDAATGKLRQLYERVTGPGNNVDNIMQMHSLRPHTMEAHMAVYKYVLHHSANEVPKWFLEALGVWVSALNGCDYCVQHHFAGMKRLMDDDARADALRRAIDARDIAAMPLTAGEQAAMRYAQRLTEAPADMAQIDVEALRMAGWDDGRILEINQVTAYFSYANRTVLGLGCSTEGDDIGLSPGNNADPDDWNHR is encoded by the coding sequence ATGGCCTGGATCAAAACCATCCCCTTCGACGCCGCAACAGGCAAGCTGCGCCAACTCTACGAGCGCGTGACCGGCCCGGGCAACAATGTCGACAACATCATGCAGATGCACTCCCTGCGTCCCCACACGATGGAGGCGCATATGGCGGTCTATAAATACGTGCTGCATCATTCGGCCAATGAAGTCCCCAAATGGTTTCTCGAAGCACTGGGCGTCTGGGTCTCCGCGCTCAACGGGTGTGACTACTGTGTGCAGCATCATTTTGCGGGTATGAAACGCCTGATGGACGACGATGCCCGCGCCGACGCCCTGCGCAGGGCGATTGACGCACGCGACATCGCCGCGATGCCGCTTACGGCGGGCGAACAGGCGGCGATGCGCTACGCCCAAAGGTTGACGGAGGCGCCCGCCGATATGGCGCAGATCGACGTAGAGGCGCTGCGCATGGCCGGCTGGGACGATGGCCGCATTCTCGAGATCAACCAGGTCACCGCCTATTTCAGCTACGCCAACCGCACCGTTCTGGGGCTTGGCTGCTCGACGGAAGGCGACGACATCGGCCTCAGCCCCGGCAACAACGCCGACCCCGACGACTGGAACCACCGCTGA
- a CDS encoding alpha/beta fold hydrolase, producing the protein MWTETVELNGEAFFLRHWGERDAPRLLMLHGFPEYSGAWADLAPLLAQRFHCIAPDQRGYGRSWRPTGVQHYKTAHLVADMVALIGEEPVTLLGHDWGASVAYALSIGRPDLVDKLVILNGVHPAPFQRELARGGAQTDASQYIHFLRREGSEDLLAADDFARLMGLFSAHMDVSWLRGETLGGYKAAWRDAAGLRGMMNWYRASPLKLGASGEAIEGLQFDSARLQVRCPHLLVWGTGDTALLPETTQGLEEYAPDLTRVEIAGADHWLHHQRPEAVARAILDWL; encoded by the coding sequence ATGTGGACGGAAACTGTCGAGCTGAACGGGGAGGCGTTTTTTCTGCGCCATTGGGGGGAGCGGGACGCGCCGCGCTTGCTGATGCTGCACGGGTTTCCGGAGTATTCGGGCGCCTGGGCGGATCTGGCGCCGCTGCTGGCGCAGCGGTTTCATTGCATCGCGCCCGACCAGCGCGGCTATGGCCGCAGTTGGCGGCCCACGGGGGTGCAGCACTATAAGACCGCGCATCTGGTCGCCGACATGGTGGCGCTGATCGGGGAGGAGCCGGTGACGTTGCTGGGCCATGACTGGGGCGCGTCGGTGGCCTATGCGCTGAGCATCGGGCGGCCCGATCTGGTGGACAAGCTGGTGATCCTGAACGGGGTGCACCCGGCGCCGTTTCAGCGTGAATTGGCGCGCGGCGGCGCGCAGACGGATGCCTCGCAGTACATTCATTTTTTGCGGCGCGAGGGGTCGGAGGATTTGCTGGCGGCGGATGATTTTGCGCGGCTGATGGGGCTGTTTTCAGCGCATATGGATGTGAGCTGGCTGCGGGGTGAAACGCTTGGCGGCTACAAGGCGGCGTGGCGGGATGCGGCGGGGCTGCGGGGGATGATGAACTGGTACCGTGCCTCGCCGCTCAAGCTCGGGGCGTCGGGGGAGGCCATCGAAGGTCTGCAATTTGATTCCGCCCGGTTGCAGGTGCGCTGCCCGCATCTGCTGGTCTGGGGGACCGGAGACACGGCGCTTTTGCCGGAGACCACGCAAGGGTTGGAGGAGTATGCGCCCGATCTGACGCGGGTAGAGATTGCCGGGGCCGATCACTGGTTGCACCACCAGCGCCCCGAAGCGGTGGCGCGCGCGATTCTCGACTGGCTGTGA
- a CDS encoding alpha/beta hydrolase family protein, producing the protein MNRIDALSPYAPPLAGYGPLPIGVTADEVVLEDQPDIFVPSEAGARRVLSCERWYPALAGTVPGGTYDTLLRCGTRRAVLHGRAARDAAAQAGAWPLVVISHGYPGSRHLMVHLAETLASRGFVVMACDHPGSVYDDPRAFGETLLHRPLDQVGLIDALVARADEIGIDDTRVGLIGYSMGGYGALISGGAGLAPGAVDFERAPPARMLARHVRGGAAHRALARDALRAVVAIGPWGGLYGMWDAQGLAGMRVPVLTLAGTRDDVSGYAAMRGLHDGMTGVARRLVRFDGAGHNAAAPHPAPAESHAMSDALGWAPFAHYADPVWDTVRMNNIAQHFVADFLGMHLAGSAPAELPVIEGVAVMDAGGGL; encoded by the coding sequence ATGAACAGGATTGATGCGCTCTCCCCCTATGCGCCGCCGCTGGCGGGTTACGGGCCGTTGCCCATAGGTGTCACAGCCGATGAGGTCGTGCTGGAGGACCAGCCGGATATCTTTGTGCCCTCGGAGGCGGGCGCGCGGCGCGTGCTGAGCTGCGAGCGGTGGTACCCGGCGCTGGCGGGCACGGTGCCGGGCGGCACATACGACACGCTGTTGCGATGCGGGACGCGGCGTGCGGTGCTGCACGGGCGGGCCGCGCGCGATGCGGCGGCGCAGGCGGGCGCGTGGCCGCTGGTGGTGATCAGCCACGGCTATCCCGGCAGCCGTCATCTGATGGTGCATCTGGCCGAAACGCTGGCGAGCCGGGGATTTGTCGTCATGGCCTGCGATCATCCCGGCAGCGTCTACGACGACCCGCGTGCCTTTGGCGAGACGCTGCTGCACCGGCCGCTGGATCAGGTGGGATTGATCGACGCGCTGGTTGCGCGGGCGGATGAGATCGGGATCGACGACACGCGCGTCGGGTTGATTGGCTATTCGATGGGGGGCTACGGCGCGCTGATTTCCGGTGGCGCGGGGCTGGCCCCCGGCGCGGTGGATTTTGAGCGCGCCCCACCCGCGCGGATGCTGGCGCGGCACGTGCGGGGCGGCGCGGCACATCGCGCACTGGCCCGAGATGCCCTGCGCGCGGTGGTAGCGATCGGCCCCTGGGGCGGACTTTATGGCATGTGGGATGCGCAAGGGCTTGCGGGAATGCGGGTGCCGGTGCTGACGCTGGCGGGCACGCGCGACGATGTGTCGGGCTACGCGGCCATGCGCGGGCTGCACGACGGCATGACCGGGGTCGCGCGCCGGCTGGTGCGTTTTGACGGCGCGGGGCACAACGCGGCGGCCCCACACCCCGCCCCCGCAGAGAGCCATGCCATGAGCGACGCTCTTGGATGGGCGCCCTTCGCCCATTACGCCGATCCGGTGTGGGATACGGTGCGGATGAACAATATCGCGCAGCATTTCGTCGCGGATTTCCTCGGGATGCATCTGGCGGGGTCTGCGCCGGCAGAGCTGCCGGTGATCGAGGGCGTGGCGGTGATGGACGCGGGCGGCGGTTTGTGA